The proteins below come from a single Gimesia alba genomic window:
- a CDS encoding PDZ domain-containing protein produces the protein MFSRLISIAGCALLAASTLQGSSATAAEPAKLPQQVVDYIFDLESDDYQKREKATQALPEYGEQVIEPLLKVTRGDSLEAAVRAILVIEQVYVKGKESSIAKAEEALESLTSSPNPSVALRAEEAIDRHADIREKRAIREIRKRGGTVILWTSEEIAKYPQQNKLEPGRVRYVALGARWSGAEVGLRFIKRVREFDTFYLIKGHPLNEVALDDLRKAIPSTRFQTRDSDAMLGISGGNNDRGGCTVGVVTEGLAAQKAGIQSGDFIVKFDGEKIENFQGLVDLIGKKSAGDTVNVDLVRNGKLMTLKVTLSSWLDQ, from the coding sequence ATGTTTTCACGTTTGATCTCCATTGCCGGATGCGCTTTGCTGGCAGCATCGACTTTGCAGGGCAGCAGCGCAACTGCCGCCGAACCAGCAAAACTTCCTCAGCAAGTGGTTGACTATATTTTTGACCTCGAAAGTGACGACTATCAAAAACGCGAAAAAGCCACCCAGGCTCTGCCGGAATATGGGGAACAGGTCATTGAACCGCTGCTGAAAGTCACACGCGGCGACAGTCTTGAAGCGGCCGTCCGTGCGATTCTGGTCATCGAACAGGTTTACGTGAAAGGCAAAGAGTCGTCCATTGCCAAAGCAGAAGAGGCCCTTGAGTCGCTCACCAGTTCTCCAAATCCTTCCGTCGCCCTCCGTGCAGAAGAAGCCATTGATCGACATGCTGACATTCGCGAAAAACGGGCGATTCGTGAAATCAGGAAAAGAGGCGGGACCGTCATATTGTGGACGTCGGAAGAGATCGCCAAATACCCGCAACAAAATAAGCTTGAACCGGGGCGTGTACGCTACGTCGCGCTGGGAGCACGCTGGAGCGGTGCCGAAGTGGGTCTGCGTTTTATCAAGCGTGTTCGAGAATTCGATACTTTCTATCTGATCAAAGGGCATCCTCTGAATGAGGTAGCGTTAGACGATTTGAGAAAAGCCATCCCCTCCACCCGGTTTCAGACACGCGACAGTGATGCGATGCTCGGAATTTCCGGCGGCAACAATGACAGGGGAGGCTGTACTGTGGGTGTTGTCACAGAAGGACTGGCGGCACAAAAAGCCGGCATTCAATCGGGAGATTTTATTGTCAAATTCGACGGCGAGAAAATCGAAAATTTTCAAGGGCTCGTCGATCTGATTGGCAAAAAGTCAGCCGGTGATACGGTCAATGTTGATCTCGTCCGAAATGGGAAGTTGATGACCTTAAAGGTCACACTCAGCAGCTGGCTCGATCAATAA
- a CDS encoding glycoside hydrolase family 88 protein encodes MKYPLLTSCLTLCLLNTLLFDSLFAAPIAARKPDITIDFKTPVATRLQSLRKQPDLIHSAIGVTRKETPIPCVYSKQDLDFHTGKTRILLIGGLDASKSSVDAVINAVNWFYGAPEAAALREQFSLSAVPIANPDGWVLQRGPKNASNGNLTRGYPPMGPAYHSPTKPETEYLWRWIGMHAPDLVIDVREGNQFQWVVPVDSLSAARKLGKHLQPQIRPVFGWELVSSLAYKSPSDVGRLPALAVEVPQQNAPAFLPALLKEIQQSKFQGPSPARLELMRRLQRTPIQVATQLSKVYGNDLGRLSYLPVVSLISQIRLGELTGDQSRLPHVEQITQKYLTKNPNPLSNKGGGSVIAGHLLFSELAKATGNQQYIALAKRAADLGFDEQGNFRESMPHHVEMSDAVFMSCPILAAVGRLTGEPRYYEMALRHWRFIQKLDQRPDGVYRNSPLSDAAWGRGNGFPALGLALVLSELPLNSPLRQQFIDGHRKHLEALARHQDPTGMWHQVIDHPESYREMTSTCMITFAMIRGIREGWLDAAQYTPIIERAWNGIKTRVAFDGTLVDVCTGTGKQTSVRGYFDRMAILGNDTRGGAMAFLVSNEMAQWLNEQDNAEQQKLD; translated from the coding sequence ATGAAATATCCGCTGCTGACGTCCTGTTTAACACTCTGTTTATTGAATACACTTCTATTCGATTCGCTTTTCGCGGCACCGATTGCAGCCCGCAAACCGGATATAACGATCGACTTCAAAACGCCTGTCGCAACACGCTTGCAGTCGTTACGAAAACAGCCGGACCTGATTCATTCGGCCATTGGCGTGACCCGGAAAGAGACGCCGATCCCTTGTGTCTATTCCAAACAGGACCTGGACTTCCATACCGGAAAAACACGGATTCTGCTGATTGGCGGCCTCGATGCATCGAAGTCTTCCGTCGATGCGGTAATCAATGCCGTCAATTGGTTTTATGGCGCACCCGAAGCGGCGGCGTTGCGAGAACAGTTTTCCCTGTCCGCCGTTCCGATTGCGAATCCGGATGGCTGGGTCTTGCAGCGAGGACCGAAAAATGCCTCAAACGGAAATCTCACCCGCGGCTATCCGCCCATGGGCCCCGCTTACCACAGTCCGACGAAACCCGAAACCGAATATCTGTGGCGCTGGATTGGCATGCACGCGCCCGATCTTGTAATTGATGTCCGCGAGGGCAACCAGTTTCAGTGGGTGGTCCCCGTGGATTCCCTTTCCGCGGCGCGCAAGCTGGGCAAACATCTGCAGCCGCAAATTCGACCCGTGTTTGGCTGGGAACTGGTTTCCAGTCTGGCTTATAAATCACCTTCAGACGTCGGGCGTTTACCCGCGCTCGCCGTCGAAGTTCCGCAACAGAACGCGCCCGCGTTTCTTCCGGCTCTGTTAAAAGAAATTCAGCAAAGCAAGTTCCAGGGCCCTTCCCCGGCACGACTGGAACTGATGCGACGCCTGCAACGCACGCCGATTCAAGTCGCCACGCAACTTTCCAAAGTGTACGGCAATGATCTGGGACGCTTATCCTACCTGCCTGTGGTTTCACTGATCAGCCAGATTCGTCTGGGAGAACTGACGGGCGACCAGAGCCGGTTACCTCATGTCGAACAGATCACGCAGAAATATCTTACCAAGAATCCGAACCCGCTCAGCAACAAGGGAGGCGGCAGTGTGATCGCCGGGCATCTGCTGTTTTCGGAACTGGCCAAAGCAACCGGGAACCAGCAGTATATTGCACTTGCGAAACGGGCCGCGGATCTGGGTTTTGATGAGCAGGGAAACTTTCGCGAATCGATGCCGCATCATGTGGAAATGAGTGATGCAGTTTTCATGTCGTGTCCGATCCTCGCTGCGGTCGGCCGTTTGACGGGAGAACCTCGATATTACGAAATGGCGCTACGTCACTGGCGTTTCATTCAGAAACTGGATCAACGACCGGATGGCGTTTATCGTAATTCGCCCCTCAGTGATGCCGCCTGGGGACGCGGGAATGGTTTCCCCGCGCTGGGACTGGCTCTGGTCCTTTCCGAGTTACCGTTAAATTCCCCCTTGCGTCAACAGTTCATTGACGGGCATCGCAAACATCTGGAAGCACTCGCCCGGCATCAGGACCCGACCGGCATGTGGCATCAGGTGATTGACCATCCCGAAAGTTATCGTGAGATGACCAGCACCTGCATGATTACGTTTGCCATGATTCGCGGCATCCGGGAAGGCTGGCTCGATGCAGCACAGTACACGCCGATCATCGAACGGGCCTGGAACGGAATCAAAACCCGCGTCGCCTTTGATGGCACACTCGTTGATGTCTGCACGGGAACCGGGAAACAGACCAGCGTCCGCGGGTACTTCGACCGCATGGCAATTCTGGGCAACGATACCCGCGGCGGGGCAATGGCGTTTCTGGTTTCCAATGAAATGGCCCAGTGGCTTAACGAACAAGATAATGCCGAACAGCAGAAACTGGATTGA
- a CDS encoding PKD domain-containing protein produces MKKSPLRSVLYLFLLNVVCICLLATPLQATEEKPAVEPIVRVVDLDVGESTTVTLNNGEEVKVKLLDLKETRDPIRQAVRSAAVTVEVDGETIELESGMYNLPQTVGKVQIDCSITGGYNSNGTPAFWGLDKDARLRFWPAGSPLIKPGSFIYPVDQRWFATRTWYDNEPVDGGTKILPKIYYHSGLDIGGAEKLTKVIATTDAIVVSSGNDVLDGHKKDTPVAPRYDVVYLLDARGWYYRYSHLHKINDHIRPGRLIKQGEEIGILGKKGASGGWSHLHFEIKSRQPSGKWGTQAGYAFLWEAYRNQYHPPLVANTRRKHFIKAGDSTTLKGTQSYSADNSIQSYEWTFTDGTTATGAEVKRTYHKPGVYSEILKVTDKASNVDFDFAEVHVLDPKNLEEYVPRIHASYWPSLKNRVGEPITFKVRTFGNTSGEEVWDFGDGGPTVSVKSDGNVKPLNEDGYAITQHTYQKPGDYLVKVERRREDGVPAVTRLHVRVAP; encoded by the coding sequence ATGAAAAAATCCCCCCTGCGTTCTGTGCTCTACCTGTTCCTGCTGAATGTCGTCTGTATCTGTTTGCTTGCGACTCCGCTTCAAGCTACTGAAGAGAAACCGGCTGTAGAGCCGATCGTGCGGGTTGTCGATTTGGACGTCGGCGAATCCACCACGGTCACACTCAATAATGGCGAAGAGGTCAAAGTCAAATTATTAGACCTGAAAGAGACCCGCGACCCGATTCGACAGGCGGTCCGCAGTGCGGCCGTCACCGTGGAAGTGGACGGCGAAACGATTGAACTCGAGTCGGGCATGTATAATCTGCCGCAGACGGTCGGTAAAGTGCAGATCGACTGTTCCATCACCGGCGGTTACAACTCCAACGGCACGCCGGCCTTCTGGGGACTCGATAAAGACGCCCGGCTCCGCTTCTGGCCCGCCGGTTCACCGCTGATCAAACCGGGTTCGTTTATCTACCCCGTCGATCAGCGCTGGTTCGCCACCCGCACCTGGTATGACAATGAACCGGTCGACGGAGGCACGAAAATTCTGCCGAAAATTTATTATCACAGTGGCCTCGATATCGGCGGCGCAGAGAAGTTGACCAAAGTGATTGCCACCACCGATGCGATTGTCGTTTCCTCGGGCAATGATGTATTGGATGGACATAAAAAGGATACGCCGGTCGCGCCACGATATGATGTGGTTTATCTGCTCGATGCACGAGGCTGGTATTATCGCTATAGCCACCTGCACAAAATCAACGATCACATTCGCCCCGGCCGTTTGATTAAACAGGGAGAAGAGATTGGCATCCTCGGCAAGAAAGGGGCCAGCGGCGGTTGGTCGCATCTGCATTTTGAAATCAAGAGCCGCCAGCCTTCCGGTAAATGGGGCACGCAAGCGGGCTATGCGTTTCTCTGGGAAGCATATCGCAATCAATATCATCCCCCACTGGTCGCCAACACCCGCCGCAAACATTTTATCAAGGCCGGTGATTCCACAACTCTCAAAGGAACCCAATCGTATAGTGCCGACAACAGCATCCAGAGTTATGAGTGGACTTTCACCGATGGCACCACAGCAACCGGCGCAGAAGTCAAACGAACTTATCACAAGCCGGGCGTCTATAGTGAGATCCTGAAAGTCACCGACAAAGCAAGCAACGTCGATTTTGATTTTGCAGAAGTACATGTGCTCGATCCCAAGAACCTGGAAGAATACGTGCCGCGGATTCATGCCTCATACTGGCCTTCGCTCAAGAACCGCGTTGGCGAACCGATTACATTTAAGGTTCGCACATTTGGAAACACGAGCGGCGAGGAAGTCTGGGACTTCGGTGATGGCGGTCCAACCGTCAGCGTGAAATCGGACGGCAACGTGAAACCATTGAACGAAGATGGTTACGCGATCACACAACACACGTATCAAAAACCGGGTGATTATCTCGTGAAAGTAGAACGCAGACGCGAAGACGGTGTGCCAGCGGTGACACGATTGCACGTGCGAGTTGCCCCATAA
- a CDS encoding neutral/alkaline non-lysosomal ceramidase N-terminal domain-containing protein — protein MPSRIVCLLLLPVCCLIQQSLITDIEAAEPGLRAGAAVVDITPPVGVSLDGVISKNGPVTGVHDRIFSRALVLDDGKTRIAICVNDLCMVERSYFDRAKAIVFKKTGLPIDRILMTSTHTHAAPRVPYGRASKQDDVYYDGLIQNMAQAIITAQKNLAPAQVAWGSFDAGKYAACRRFLAEKGSVSLNPFGVAGEQIKSVAGRSKQIIQPAAPIDPQCSILSVQHVDGTPLAILGNMSIHYCGGYRKGEISADYFGAYAKHLSEKLSKKSSHPPFVGMLSNGTSGNVGAVMKQDKRKYAAFEWIEESGKQFAEQTLNVIEKLPHQNALPVAMREQEIELGIRRPDEERLAWARDILENPKQKRVHTWSKIYATEAVELSKYPATEKIKIQAIRIGDLGIVGLPCEVFTETGLAIKAESPFAATFSMELANGSSGYLPTPQQHALGGYETWPARSSYLEIDAETQIRQTALDLLQKLHD, from the coding sequence ATGCCATCGCGAATTGTCTGCCTGTTGCTCCTGCCTGTCTGTTGTCTGATACAACAATCTTTAATCACTGATATCGAAGCTGCAGAGCCAGGTTTGCGGGCGGGTGCTGCTGTGGTGGATATCACGCCGCCGGTAGGAGTTTCACTGGATGGGGTGATTTCCAAAAATGGGCCGGTGACGGGGGTTCATGATCGAATTTTTTCTCGCGCGCTGGTTCTGGACGACGGCAAGACGCGAATCGCGATCTGTGTGAACGATCTGTGTATGGTGGAACGCAGTTATTTTGATCGGGCGAAGGCCATCGTGTTCAAAAAAACGGGGCTGCCCATCGATCGCATTCTGATGACCAGCACGCACACGCATGCCGCACCGCGTGTGCCCTATGGTCGCGCGAGCAAGCAGGATGACGTCTACTATGACGGGCTGATTCAAAACATGGCACAAGCCATCATCACAGCCCAGAAGAATCTGGCGCCCGCGCAGGTTGCCTGGGGCTCCTTTGATGCGGGCAAGTACGCGGCCTGCCGCCGATTCCTGGCAGAGAAAGGGAGCGTGTCGCTCAATCCGTTTGGTGTGGCGGGTGAACAGATCAAGTCGGTCGCAGGCCGCAGCAAACAGATCATTCAGCCGGCAGCGCCCATTGATCCGCAGTGCTCGATCCTTTCCGTTCAACATGTTGACGGCACACCGCTGGCGATTTTAGGCAACATGAGCATTCACTATTGCGGCGGTTATCGCAAAGGGGAGATCAGTGCCGACTACTTTGGTGCGTATGCAAAACACCTGTCTGAAAAACTGTCGAAGAAAAGTTCGCATCCTCCGTTTGTGGGCATGCTTTCGAACGGGACGAGCGGCAATGTCGGCGCGGTCATGAAACAGGACAAACGCAAGTACGCCGCGTTTGAGTGGATTGAGGAATCGGGAAAACAGTTCGCCGAGCAGACACTCAACGTGATTGAAAAGCTCCCGCATCAAAACGCTTTGCCAGTAGCGATGCGGGAGCAGGAGATCGAACTGGGTATCCGCCGACCAGATGAGGAACGGCTCGCATGGGCACGCGACATTCTGGAGAACCCAAAACAGAAACGAGTGCATACCTGGTCCAAAATTTATGCCACCGAAGCGGTAGAACTCAGCAAATATCCAGCGACAGAGAAGATCAAAATTCAGGCGATCCGCATTGGCGATCTGGGCATTGTGGGTCTGCCTTGTGAAGTGTTTACCGAAACCGGTCTGGCAATCAAAGCAGAGAGCCCGTTTGCAGCGACTTTCTCAATGGAGCTGGCCAACGGCTCCAGCGGATATCTGCCTACGCCGCAACAACATGCGTTAGGTGGTTATGAAACCTGGCCGGCCCGCAGCAGTTATCTGGAAATCGATGCCGAAACGCAAATCCGCCAGACGGCACTCGATCTGCTGCAGAAGCTGCACGATTAA
- the acs gene encoding acetate--CoA ligase produces the protein MSDQANENIESVLQETRSFPPPAEFVEQANISSQEQYQEMWNRAKDDPAGFWGDLAQGLEWAQPYDNVLEGEMPETKWFTGGKINASVNCIDRHLDSWRKNKAAIVWEGEPGDTRVLRYQDLYREVCKFANCLKKLGVETGDRVTLYMPMVPELAIAMLACSRIGATHSIIFGGFSADAIADRNNDAQAKLVITADGGWRRGKNIPLKAAVDQSMEKSPSVEKVVVYRRTGCEVDMVPDRDYWWHDLMEDASAECDPVELDSEHPLFILYTSGSTGKPKGVQHSTGGYLLGTMMTSKWVFDLKEEDTYWCTADIGWITGHSYIVYGPLANGATTVMYEGAPNWPDEGRFWEIVEKYQVNIFYTAPTAIRAFIKWGDQWPNKYDLSSLRLLGTVGEPINPEAWMWYHTVIGQERCPIVDTWWQTETGGIMMSPLPGVTATKPGSCTTPLPGVVPDIVTAEGESLGDNQGGLLVMRQPWPHMLRTLYGDHERFKDVYFSTIEGCYLAGDSARRDEDGYYWIMGRIDDVINVSGHRLSTMEVESALVSHPKVAEAAVVGYPHDLKGEGICCFVTLTTDDGTEELKQELKQHVRTQIGVVATPDQIRFAAALPKTRSGKIMRRLLRDIAAGRESVGDTTTLEDLNVLANLKQGDE, from the coding sequence CCAGGCTAACGAAAACATTGAAAGTGTTCTTCAGGAAACTCGCTCATTTCCGCCGCCAGCTGAGTTTGTTGAGCAGGCCAACATTTCCAGCCAAGAGCAATATCAGGAAATGTGGAACCGCGCGAAGGACGATCCCGCCGGCTTCTGGGGTGATCTGGCACAAGGACTGGAATGGGCTCAACCTTACGACAACGTTCTCGAAGGCGAAATGCCCGAAACAAAATGGTTCACGGGCGGCAAGATCAACGCGTCGGTTAACTGCATCGACCGTCACCTGGATAGCTGGCGTAAAAACAAAGCCGCCATCGTCTGGGAAGGCGAGCCCGGCGATACACGCGTGTTGCGTTATCAGGACCTGTACCGCGAAGTCTGCAAGTTTGCGAACTGCCTGAAAAAACTGGGAGTCGAAACCGGCGACCGTGTGACACTTTACATGCCCATGGTCCCCGAACTGGCCATCGCCATGCTGGCCTGCTCACGGATCGGTGCGACGCACTCGATCATTTTCGGCGGTTTCAGTGCCGACGCGATTGCCGATCGCAACAACGATGCGCAGGCCAAACTGGTCATCACTGCCGACGGAGGCTGGCGTCGTGGTAAGAACATTCCGCTGAAAGCTGCCGTTGATCAAAGCATGGAAAAATCTCCCAGCGTGGAGAAAGTCGTCGTCTATCGTCGCACCGGTTGTGAAGTCGACATGGTCCCCGACCGCGATTACTGGTGGCACGATCTGATGGAGGATGCCTCTGCCGAATGCGATCCTGTCGAACTCGACAGCGAACACCCGCTGTTCATTCTCTATACATCAGGCAGTACTGGCAAACCCAAGGGCGTGCAACACTCGACCGGCGGTTATCTGCTGGGCACGATGATGACCTCCAAGTGGGTCTTCGATCTGAAAGAAGAAGACACCTACTGGTGTACCGCCGACATCGGCTGGATCACCGGACACAGCTACATCGTTTACGGACCGCTGGCCAATGGTGCCACGACCGTGATGTATGAAGGGGCACCCAACTGGCCCGATGAAGGTCGATTCTGGGAAATCGTGGAAAAATATCAGGTCAATATTTTCTACACCGCACCCACGGCGATTCGCGCATTTATTAAATGGGGCGATCAGTGGCCGAACAAATACGATCTCTCCAGCCTGCGTCTGTTGGGAACCGTGGGTGAGCCGATCAACCCGGAAGCCTGGATGTGGTATCACACCGTTATTGGCCAGGAACGCTGCCCGATCGTCGATACCTGGTGGCAGACAGAAACCGGCGGCATCATGATGAGCCCGCTACCCGGCGTGACCGCGACCAAGCCCGGTAGTTGTACGACTCCCCTGCCCGGCGTGGTGCCCGACATCGTCACCGCAGAAGGAGAAAGTCTGGGCGACAACCAGGGCGGCTTGCTCGTGATGCGTCAACCGTGGCCTCACATGCTGCGAACATTGTACGGCGATCACGAACGCTTCAAAGACGTTTACTTCAGTACCATTGAAGGATGCTATCTGGCCGGCGACAGTGCCCGCCGCGATGAAGATGGTTACTATTGGATCATGGGCCGCATCGATGATGTGATCAATGTCTCCGGCCATCGTCTGAGCACAATGGAAGTCGAGAGCGCTTTGGTTTCGCATCCCAAAGTAGCGGAAGCTGCAGTCGTCGGTTACCCGCACGACCTGAAGGGCGAAGGCATTTGCTGCTTCGTGACTTTGACCACCGATGACGGCACCGAAGAACTCAAGCAGGAACTGAAGCAACACGTGCGAACCCAGATTGGTGTGGTCGCGACCCCCGATCAAATTCGCTTTGCCGCCGCCCTGCCAAAAACACGCAGTGGTAAAATTATGCGGCGTCTGTTACGCGACATCGCTGCCGGCCGCGAAAGTGTGGGCGACACGACGACTCTGGAAGATTTGAACGTGCTCGCCAACCTGAAACAGGGTGATGAGTAA
- the larB gene encoding nickel pincer cofactor biosynthesis protein LarB, translating to MSDDPLSQLFEQVQQGALSVEQAVTQFQQQAQHKSAILPSANIDLDRSSRCGYPEVIFCEGKTSTALVEIFTLLLESKQRCLGTRVSEEQAETVLKQFPQAIYNQTARTIRIPEKDAAFDEELITGEIAVLTAGTSDRPVAEEAIETLIWMGYQPDFILDVGVAGPHRLHEQLPRIQNVSAIVVAAGMEGALPSVVGGWVSCPVIAVPTSVGYGASLGGMAALLGMLNSCAANVTVVNINAGFKAGFIAGLIADQKRATT from the coding sequence ATGTCCGATGATCCACTCTCGCAACTGTTTGAGCAGGTACAACAGGGTGCGCTCTCCGTGGAACAGGCGGTGACGCAATTCCAGCAGCAGGCGCAGCATAAGTCGGCCATTCTGCCTTCTGCGAATATCGACCTGGATCGTAGTTCGCGCTGCGGTTATCCCGAAGTCATTTTCTGTGAAGGCAAAACGTCAACCGCGCTGGTCGAGATCTTTACGCTGCTACTTGAATCGAAACAACGCTGCCTGGGCACGCGCGTTTCGGAAGAACAGGCGGAAACGGTTCTGAAACAATTTCCGCAGGCGATCTATAATCAGACCGCACGGACAATTCGCATCCCGGAAAAAGATGCTGCCTTTGACGAAGAACTCATCACCGGAGAAATCGCAGTTCTGACCGCGGGCACCAGCGACCGACCGGTGGCAGAAGAAGCCATCGAAACTTTGATCTGGATGGGTTACCAACCCGACTTCATTCTGGATGTGGGTGTCGCGGGTCCGCATCGCCTGCATGAACAACTGCCGCGGATTCAGAATGTGTCTGCAATCGTGGTTGCCGCCGGCATGGAAGGTGCGCTCCCGTCGGTCGTGGGAGGCTGGGTCTCCTGCCCGGTAATCGCGGTTCCCACCAGCGTTGGTTATGGCGCGAGCCTGGGCGGCATGGCAGCCCTGTTAGGCATGTTAAACTCTTGTGCCGCCAATGTGACGGTGGTAAATATTAATGCAGGCTTCAAAGCAGGCTTTATTGCCGGCTTGATCGCCGACCAGAAACGCGCGACTACCTGA